The Nitrospira tepida genome includes a window with the following:
- a CDS encoding FecR family protein, with product MIVRPEDSGRANLEALHRFVRGRSGDPSRADRGELSEWLAAAPANRVEYEELHRIWNDLDHLAKEPFPELDEARAWWRRESFGSAGDLPARRWRVIFPAFAGIVATLLVLVVGVYWWSMLRVEAADYRTGKGEQRTVVLADGSTVMLGADTVVSAEVSGRRRTVVLHRGEALFSVKHEPGRPFSVLAANGTVRDIGTVFAVHSSSDRVQVSVLEGLVEVRAHAPGQLDLTQETGRGDGDLQSDERAILAEGDRLWYGRDGQLSAVHKVDRDLMAAGFHGKLVFDALPLGQVIEEVSRYRDGEIRILDPSLSSLPVSGVFHQDHLGGLFKALELALPVTVTAVNQRLMMVERRHDRRPLTAK from the coding sequence ATGATCGTAAGACCGGAAGATTCAGGCCGGGCGAACCTGGAAGCGCTGCACCGATTTGTCCGAGGCCGTTCCGGCGATCCTTCCCGGGCAGACAGAGGGGAACTTTCTGAATGGCTGGCCGCCGCGCCGGCGAACCGGGTGGAGTATGAAGAGCTCCATCGGATCTGGAATGACCTCGATCACCTGGCAAAGGAACCGTTCCCGGAGTTGGACGAAGCCCGCGCCTGGTGGAGAAGGGAGTCGTTCGGATCAGCGGGGGACCTTCCCGCGAGGCGGTGGCGCGTGATATTCCCGGCGTTCGCCGGAATTGTCGCCACCCTTCTCGTCCTGGTTGTGGGGGTCTATTGGTGGTCGATGCTGCGGGTGGAGGCGGCGGATTATCGGACCGGCAAGGGAGAGCAACGGACGGTTGTCCTGGCGGACGGATCAACCGTCATGCTGGGTGCGGACACGGTCGTTTCAGCAGAGGTATCCGGCCGTCGTCGCACGGTTGTCCTGCACCGGGGAGAAGCCCTGTTCTCCGTGAAGCATGAGCCCGGCCGGCCCTTTTCCGTCCTGGCGGCCAACGGCACGGTCCGTGACATCGGAACGGTGTTTGCCGTGCACAGTTCGTCGGATCGGGTGCAGGTATCGGTGCTCGAAGGTCTCGTGGAAGTCCGGGCGCATGCGCCCGGACAACTTGACCTGACCCAAGAGACCGGCAGGGGTGATGGAGACCTCCAATCAGATGAACGAGCCATCCTGGCCGAAGGCGATCGTCTCTGGTACGGCCGAGACGGACAACTGTCCGCCGTTCACAAGGTCGATCGGGACCTGATGGCGGCGGGCTTTCATGGAAAGCTCGTCTTCGATGCTCTGCCGCTCGGACAGGTGATCGAGGAGGTCTCGCGTTACCGGGACGGCGAAATCCGGATTTTGGACCCGTCCCTCTCTTCCCTTCCGGTCAGCGGAGTCTTTCATCAGGACCATCTCGGCGGACTGTTCAAGGCGCTGGAACTCGCGTTGCCGGTGACGGTGACCGCCGTGAACCAGCGCCTCATGATGGTGGAGCGGCGGCACGATCGGCGGCCGCTCACGGCCAAGTAG
- a CDS encoding energy transducer TonB, with protein MTAAEWDRAGSGRRSHQAGGWILSICVHALAVGCAFKGLVEIPIPAASEPFRWEVAMVQPQISPPVEEPPPVQPPEPPKASPSVPPTPQPRQQAVETPRQTVQLQQHRPLVTSSVQETRERVERTVQTDQAREITPISTEREVSQRTAVVEQEAATSVSETLVAQVEPVPRSSVEAQPKAVSAPVPQMVEAEAVAELQDAPAPVSRTAMEQSESVAEARLVQHQRPQHRQPVVQQVAVKDEVPAAIEQRIVQERPLRAFPKTQADYGWLSDTLWKRIEQLKRYPALARSNHWEGKVIVEAVIQDDGAIIDTQIAESSGHAVLDQQALTVLKQASPLTLKHPLGQRRVTILVPISYRLDG; from the coding sequence GTGACGGCGGCCGAATGGGATCGAGCGGGGAGCGGCAGGCGATCGCACCAGGCAGGTGGGTGGATCCTGTCGATCTGTGTGCACGCGCTGGCAGTCGGCTGCGCGTTCAAGGGTCTGGTGGAGATCCCGATCCCTGCGGCGTCGGAACCCTTTCGCTGGGAAGTGGCGATGGTGCAGCCGCAGATCTCTCCGCCGGTCGAGGAGCCTCCTCCGGTTCAACCGCCGGAGCCTCCAAAGGCATCGCCCTCGGTCCCCCCCACTCCTCAGCCTCGGCAGCAGGCGGTTGAGACCCCGAGACAAACGGTCCAGCTTCAGCAACACCGGCCGCTTGTGACGTCGTCCGTGCAAGAAACCCGCGAGCGGGTCGAGCGGACGGTTCAGACCGACCAGGCAAGGGAGATCACGCCGATCTCCACGGAGCGGGAGGTGAGTCAACGAACCGCAGTGGTAGAACAGGAGGCTGCAACGTCGGTTTCTGAAACCCTCGTGGCGCAGGTGGAGCCGGTTCCCCGGTCGTCGGTGGAGGCTCAGCCGAAAGCCGTTTCGGCGCCAGTGCCACAGATGGTGGAAGCCGAAGCAGTGGCAGAGCTTCAGGATGCGCCGGCCCCGGTGAGCCGGACCGCGATGGAGCAGTCGGAGTCCGTCGCAGAAGCGCGCCTGGTCCAGCACCAGCGCCCGCAGCACCGCCAGCCTGTCGTGCAGCAGGTTGCCGTCAAGGACGAAGTTCCCGCGGCGATCGAGCAGCGCATCGTGCAGGAACGGCCCCTTCGGGCGTTTCCCAAAACGCAGGCGGATTACGGCTGGCTGTCGGACACGCTCTGGAAGCGCATCGAGCAACTCAAGCGCTATCCGGCCCTGGCCCGGAGCAATCATTGGGAGGGCAAGGTGATCGTCGAAGCCGTCATTCAGGACGACGGGGCGATCATCGACACTCAGATTGCCGAAAGCTCCGGCCATGCCGTCCTGGATCAGCAAGCGCTGACCGTCTTAAAGCAGGCCTCTCCGCTGACGTTGAAACATCCGCTGGGACAGCGGCGGGTCACCATTTTGGTGCCGATCAGCTATCGGTTGGATGGGTAG
- a CDS encoding TonB-dependent receptor domain-containing protein has product MTWKELGIGLLIFTILTIAAFGLASAVWAQTESVTVAIPPQDLSTALNTFAEQTGLQILYASELTEGKVTKGLSGTMTADEAIRALLDNTDLSYVFTDGKTIAIRQSAGPSKPMAPPASSVSGPPDTTLKLPEVTVTATRSERPLAAIPEAVTVITHEEIEKQTTLSRSLVDVLGKLVPGFAPGTQSLSNFGQTLRGRNALIMIDGVPQSTLRNAGRDLNTIDPSAIERIEIVRGATAIYGDGATGGIVHIITKRPGTGKPVLSTEVLASTAPTNPTAGLGGRVVQSVAAKKGPVDFSLSGSYERVGGLFDARGDRIPPDLQSSQGGLSDLNMYNLFGKVGADLGAQRLELTVNRFVAEQDSDYVTDFANSSQAGKAVARKGLALDDQSGTKNTVVNLDYIRKNLLGSHVRAQAYYRDYLTRFFPFDGQSFATLGNNIIQSRVLSEKFGGRLTVETPIPIAQALKPVLLWGADASREQTSQRVAIMDPALFANSGGLAFQPIDDRVWVPPMTQRSLAFFGQLELKLHERWLVRGGVRHERIGLETAAFTTLGGEPIAAGSRDFDATVFNAGTVVYLTDEVNLFANYSQGFSIPDVGLIIRSAPAGFSFSDSQLSPIRVNHYEVGLRGDWSRFQASVVGYYNESLLGVTSAGFFANVVRAPERVYGVEGTFDVQLARWSLGGTATYVEGENDINRTGDYKYLNGFRIPPLKLTAYVEHLTVPTWSWRNRLQVLYSGTRDPGLGPAVFGGRPVHSFTVLDFISTVKAGPGRIQFGIENLLNSQYYLPISQLQRVGIASLTAARGMVVSLGYSVTW; this is encoded by the coding sequence ATGACATGGAAGGAACTGGGTATCGGTCTGCTGATCTTTACCATCTTGACCATCGCGGCGTTCGGGCTAGCCAGCGCGGTCTGGGCGCAAACGGAGAGCGTCACCGTGGCGATTCCGCCGCAAGACCTCTCGACGGCGCTGAACACCTTCGCGGAACAAACCGGCCTCCAGATCCTCTACGCTTCGGAGCTGACCGAAGGAAAGGTGACCAAGGGCCTGTCCGGAACGATGACGGCGGATGAGGCCATCCGCGCCCTTCTGGACAATACAGACCTGTCTTACGTCTTTACAGACGGGAAGACGATTGCCATACGCCAGTCCGCAGGTCCGTCGAAGCCAATGGCCCCCCCTGCCTCGTCGGTATCAGGGCCGCCGGATACGACCCTGAAGCTTCCGGAGGTCACAGTCACGGCGACACGCTCCGAGCGTCCGCTTGCGGCAATTCCAGAAGCTGTCACGGTCATTACCCATGAGGAGATCGAGAAGCAAACGACCCTCAGCAGGAGCCTGGTGGATGTTCTGGGGAAATTGGTCCCGGGGTTTGCGCCGGGGACGCAATCCCTGAGCAATTTTGGGCAGACGTTGCGAGGCCGTAATGCGCTGATCATGATCGATGGCGTGCCCCAATCCACGCTTCGCAATGCGGGCCGGGATCTGAACACGATCGATCCCTCGGCGATTGAGCGGATTGAGATCGTGCGCGGCGCCACGGCCATCTATGGGGACGGCGCAACCGGCGGCATTGTCCATATCATCACGAAGCGGCCGGGCACCGGCAAGCCGGTATTATCGACGGAAGTGCTGGCCAGCACGGCTCCCACCAACCCGACGGCGGGGCTCGGGGGACGCGTCGTCCAGTCGGTGGCCGCGAAAAAGGGGCCCGTGGATTTCTCGCTGAGCGGCTCGTACGAGCGGGTCGGCGGCCTCTTTGACGCTCGTGGCGACCGGATCCCTCCCGATCTGCAAAGCAGTCAAGGCGGTTTGTCGGATCTCAACATGTACAACCTGTTCGGCAAGGTCGGCGCCGACTTGGGAGCGCAGCGATTGGAATTGACGGTGAACCGGTTTGTGGCCGAGCAGGACAGCGACTATGTAACCGACTTTGCCAATTCCAGCCAAGCCGGCAAGGCAGTTGCGCGAAAGGGATTGGCGCTCGACGACCAATCAGGAACGAAGAATACGGTCGTGAACCTGGATTACATCCGCAAAAATCTCTTGGGCAGCCATGTCCGCGCGCAAGCGTACTACCGGGACTACTTGACCCGCTTTTTCCCTTTTGACGGACAGAGCTTCGCGACGCTCGGCAATAACATCATCCAATCCCGGGTTCTCTCGGAAAAGTTCGGCGGGCGCCTCACGGTCGAAACGCCCATTCCCATCGCGCAGGCGCTCAAACCGGTGTTGCTCTGGGGGGCGGACGCATCCCGCGAGCAGACCTCTCAGCGGGTGGCGATCATGGATCCCGCCCTCTTTGCGAACAGCGGCGGCCTGGCGTTTCAACCCATTGACGATCGGGTCTGGGTGCCTCCGATGACCCAGCGTTCGCTGGCGTTCTTCGGTCAACTTGAGCTCAAACTCCATGAGCGCTGGCTGGTGCGAGGCGGCGTCCGGCATGAACGAATCGGATTGGAGACGGCCGCCTTCACGACCCTCGGTGGGGAGCCGATCGCCGCCGGGTCCCGCGATTTTGACGCGACCGTCTTCAACGCGGGCACGGTGGTCTATCTCACGGACGAGGTCAATCTATTCGCCAATTATTCGCAAGGCTTTTCCATTCCGGATGTCGGGTTGATCATTCGGAGCGCACCCGCGGGCTTTTCCTTCAGCGATTCTCAACTCTCGCCGATTCGGGTCAATCACTATGAAGTGGGGCTCCGGGGCGACTGGAGCCGCTTCCAAGCGTCCGTCGTCGGATATTACAACGAATCCCTGCTCGGCGTGACGTCCGCCGGCTTCTTTGCCAACGTTGTCAGGGCTCCCGAACGCGTCTATGGTGTGGAAGGGACGTTCGATGTGCAACTTGCGCGCTGGTCACTCGGCGGAACGGCCACTTACGTTGAAGGCGAGAACGACATCAATCGAACAGGCGACTACAAGTATCTCAACGGATTTCGAATTCCTCCACTGAAGCTGACCGCTTATGTGGAACACCTCACGGTGCCGACATGGAGTTGGCGGAACCGGCTTCAGGTGTTGTATTCCGGCACCAGGGACCCTGGACTGGGACCGGCTGTGTTCGGCGGCCGGCCGGTGCACAGTTTCACGGTGCTGGATTTTATCAGCACGGTCAAAGCAGGTCCCGGCCGGATCCAATTCGGCATTGAAAACCTTCTGAACAGCCAGTATTACCTCCCCATCTCGCAGCTCCAACGTGTCGGCATCGCCAGCCTGACCGCCGCTCGCGGGATGGTCGTCAGCCTCGGGTACAGCGTGACCTGGTGA
- a CDS encoding sigma-70 family RNA polymerase sigma factor produces the protein MDNQIAAERFSLFREYYDELVGFLTLKLRSRDQAMDVAQETFLRVLTQDSTVPVVQPRAFLYKTALNLTVDLFRKRQRRAEDSLDAEGMRESLIASPEQEAIVEAREQIRLLYEAIMELPPRCRQVFLLHKFKDRSHAEIAAHFGISISMVEKHISKATAHCRARFQDIS, from the coding sequence GTGGATAACCAGATTGCGGCGGAACGATTTTCTCTGTTTCGGGAGTACTATGACGAACTCGTCGGCTTTCTGACGCTGAAGTTGAGATCGCGCGATCAGGCGATGGATGTCGCGCAAGAAACCTTCCTGCGCGTCCTCACGCAGGACTCGACGGTTCCCGTAGTCCAGCCCAGAGCCTTTCTCTACAAAACCGCGCTCAATCTCACCGTCGATCTGTTCCGCAAACGGCAGCGGCGGGCCGAGGACTCCTTGGATGCGGAGGGCATGCGGGAGAGCCTGATTGCGTCGCCCGAGCAGGAGGCCATCGTCGAGGCCAGGGAGCAGATTCGCCTGTTGTATGAGGCCATTATGGAATTGCCTCCCCGCTGTCGCCAGGTGTTCCTCCTGCATAAATTCAAAGATCGTTCCCACGCGGAGATCGCGGCGCACTTCGGCATTTCCATCAGCATGGTGGAAAAACACATCAGCAAGGCGACGGCGCACTGCCGAGCCCGTTTCCAAGACATCTCGTAG
- a CDS encoding FecR family protein — protein sequence MAERTPSSHTGSLREQAVRWIVRLNSGTATPGDRREFEAWLAAGPEHRHEFEQLSRMWAALDGTQSLLTTEIDKAEQLWERYTANRQAAGRWSWRSVAWPAAGAAALVLMLVTAWWWMRLPEVWMYETAKGAQRQVTLADGSMVMLNTDTRLTVQFSSRTRLIRLDQGEAWFTVRHDERRPFTVQVANGTIRDIGTQFMVNKAPQAVRVNVWEGVVEVGVRAPDESGAAAHPAILREGQQVSYDEEGRMSDIRSFDREMVGSWKDGKLIFRSQPLKQVLTEVARYRPEEIRLLDPSLEEFPVSGVFHIHDLEHVIPILEDALPIRAHRVGTNLIVVERPPASSTGR from the coding sequence ATGGCCGAACGCACACCCTCTTCTCATACGGGATCACTGCGGGAGCAAGCCGTCCGATGGATCGTCCGGCTCAACTCCGGCACGGCCACCCCAGGCGATCGCCGGGAGTTTGAAGCCTGGCTGGCGGCCGGACCGGAACACCGGCACGAATTCGAGCAATTGTCGAGGATGTGGGCGGCTCTGGACGGGACTCAGTCATTGCTGACAACGGAGATCGACAAGGCGGAACAACTTTGGGAGCGCTATACGGCGAACCGGCAGGCGGCAGGTCGATGGTCTTGGCGGTCGGTGGCCTGGCCGGCCGCCGGAGCGGCTGCGCTGGTCCTCATGCTCGTCACCGCCTGGTGGTGGATGCGGCTGCCCGAGGTGTGGATGTATGAGACGGCCAAAGGCGCGCAACGACAGGTGACCCTGGCGGATGGGTCGATGGTGATGCTGAATACGGATACGAGGCTGACCGTGCAGTTTTCTTCAAGGACGCGGCTGATCCGGTTGGATCAGGGCGAAGCCTGGTTTACGGTCCGGCACGACGAACGCCGCCCGTTCACCGTCCAGGTCGCCAACGGCACGATTCGCGACATCGGCACGCAGTTCATGGTGAACAAGGCGCCTCAGGCCGTGCGCGTCAACGTCTGGGAAGGAGTGGTGGAAGTCGGGGTCCGCGCGCCGGATGAGTCCGGGGCGGCTGCTCATCCGGCGATTCTTCGCGAGGGGCAGCAGGTTTCGTATGACGAAGAAGGCCGGATGTCAGACATCCGCTCCTTCGACCGGGAGATGGTCGGGAGTTGGAAGGACGGCAAATTGATCTTCCGGTCACAACCGCTCAAGCAGGTCTTGACGGAAGTCGCGCGCTACCGGCCTGAAGAAATTCGGCTGCTCGACCCGAGCTTGGAAGAATTTCCGGTGAGCGGCGTCTTTCACATTCACGATCTCGAGCACGTCATCCCAATCTTGGAGGACGCCTTGCCCATTCGCGCGCACCGGGTCGGTACCAACCTGATCGTTGTCGAACGCCCGCCGGCCTCCTCAACTGGTCGCTAG
- a CDS encoding TonB-dependent siderophore receptor, producing MARTLRRHNSMKPGRRAAAARLGAALATATVEGVGPARHRFLWGLLASLSAVALSAYHPAIPQDARAEHWKPTPREPERSPDPRDPLGARKRGLPWRPGGKGELSHSAPPAVRLASNEGSQDGPAQPFDLPPGDLETALIGFSRQSGLQLLYSSELVAGQRTAGLQGDYTPEEALRLLLDHTGLQYRFAGPGAVTLQPAGTVGTGAAAAAGAARTPADSGKPVKLPEVVVKETRELPQPSQDPPAGYKADYSSTVTRSTMSIDETPTSIGVVTRDVIRDTFSRTQNDAFESVSGLSRSNTRLGRGEGINIRGFEACTFTGAFNGMKVNGLPTDCVFAPDWAIVERYEIVKGPASIVGGAATPGGIVNRITKTPQRSNFTTVEANIGSYDFYRGMIDANGVMPNHENIRGRLVFAVEEGGNFIDFTPVRQYTVAPSVEFDLFKGAGKLLIIGTYQKFDGASYPGWPLTSDGNMLNVPRTSNFGGGADVGAHTNFTGYNGEVHYNHQFIHDIKLSAKGKYSKSDLTDNVVYSYTIGGIPPSGDSYLNNGLRRNRFDTYAGELFLSKEFDLLGQKNEILAGADYRDMTQNFLLGYTYLPVGGPFVIDNVFNPRNGIPVASDSFLTSVAGADRRSTLKQTGVFAQTVIRPFERLTLVLAGRHDNADSTNRETSTSAQSARTDSRLTGRAGATMKVTEWMNVYGGVQQSFAPQPLFITRNNEMLNAETGINYEVGAKFNLLNERLRITTALFRTYRRNVATPDPTDFRFSIAVGEQRHQGAELDVNGQPIPGLNLNAAFTYLDAVITEDNNPALVGSYPTRVPRNYVGRVFATYQLQSGPLQGFGFGGGVYFQGGYELSFPNGIKTDPYQRVDALLFYRGNKRYDLSVNIRNLLNQKYIESPGNLNSYNGFGAPIIAIASLRVFF from the coding sequence ATGGCTCGTACATTGCGCAGGCACAACAGCATGAAACCCGGGAGGCGAGCGGCCGCGGCTCGCCTGGGCGCAGCTCTCGCCACGGCGACCGTGGAGGGCGTCGGTCCTGCGCGGCACCGGTTCTTGTGGGGATTGCTCGCGAGCCTCTCGGCCGTGGCGCTGAGCGCCTATCACCCGGCCATTCCGCAGGATGCGCGGGCGGAGCATTGGAAACCGACGCCTCGCGAGCCGGAACGGAGCCCCGACCCACGGGACCCGCTCGGGGCGAGAAAGCGAGGCCTGCCGTGGCGGCCGGGCGGGAAGGGCGAGTTGTCCCACAGCGCCCCTCCGGCGGTCCGTCTGGCATCCAACGAGGGGTCGCAGGACGGACCGGCGCAGCCATTCGATCTTCCTCCAGGAGACTTGGAGACGGCGCTCATCGGGTTTTCCCGGCAATCCGGCCTTCAATTGCTGTACTCCTCGGAACTGGTCGCCGGACAACGGACCGCAGGGCTACAGGGCGACTACACCCCGGAAGAGGCGCTTCGTCTGTTGCTCGATCACACCGGGCTCCAGTATCGGTTTGCCGGTCCCGGGGCCGTCACCTTACAACCGGCCGGTACAGTCGGGACCGGGGCTGCTGCCGCGGCTGGAGCAGCCAGAACGCCGGCGGACTCCGGCAAGCCGGTCAAACTCCCGGAAGTCGTCGTCAAGGAGACGAGAGAACTGCCGCAGCCGTCTCAAGACCCCCCGGCAGGCTACAAAGCCGACTATTCGTCGACCGTCACGCGCAGCACGATGTCGATCGACGAGACCCCGACCTCGATCGGCGTCGTCACGCGCGACGTCATCCGCGATACCTTCTCTCGGACCCAGAATGACGCATTCGAAAGCGTGAGCGGTCTGTCCCGGAGCAATACCAGATTGGGACGGGGTGAAGGGATCAATATCCGAGGATTCGAAGCATGTACCTTCACCGGCGCCTTTAACGGCATGAAGGTCAATGGGTTGCCGACGGATTGCGTCTTCGCGCCGGATTGGGCCATCGTCGAACGATATGAGATCGTGAAAGGGCCGGCCTCGATCGTCGGCGGCGCCGCCACCCCGGGCGGCATCGTCAACCGTATCACCAAGACCCCGCAACGCTCGAATTTCACGACCGTGGAAGCCAACATCGGCTCCTATGATTTTTACAGAGGGATGATCGACGCCAACGGCGTGATGCCGAATCACGAGAACATCCGGGGCCGCTTGGTGTTTGCTGTCGAAGAGGGGGGCAACTTCATCGACTTCACGCCGGTCCGGCAATATACCGTCGCCCCATCCGTCGAGTTCGACCTGTTCAAGGGCGCCGGCAAGTTGCTCATCATCGGCACCTATCAAAAATTCGACGGCGCCAGCTATCCCGGTTGGCCGCTCACGAGCGATGGGAACATGCTCAACGTGCCGCGCACGAGCAACTTCGGCGGCGGCGCCGACGTGGGCGCCCATACCAACTTTACCGGCTACAACGGCGAGGTCCATTACAATCATCAGTTCATCCACGACATCAAACTCTCAGCCAAGGGCAAGTACTCGAAGTCGGACCTCACCGATAATGTCGTGTACAGCTATACCATCGGCGGGATTCCTCCGAGCGGGGACTCCTATCTCAACAATGGCTTGCGCCGCAACCGTTTCGATACCTATGCGGGCGAGTTGTTCCTCAGTAAGGAGTTTGATCTCTTGGGGCAAAAGAACGAAATCTTGGCCGGCGCCGATTATCGCGACATGACGCAGAATTTCCTTCTCGGCTATACCTATTTGCCCGTAGGCGGACCGTTTGTGATCGATAACGTGTTCAACCCGAGGAACGGGATACCAGTGGCGTCCGATTCGTTCCTGACTAGCGTAGCGGGTGCAGACCGCCGATCCACCTTGAAACAGACCGGCGTATTCGCACAGACCGTCATCCGTCCCTTCGAACGGTTGACGCTCGTGCTGGCGGGACGGCACGACAACGCGGACTCGACCAACCGCGAAACATCAACGAGTGCACAAAGCGCACGGACGGACTCCCGATTGACCGGCCGAGCCGGCGCGACCATGAAAGTGACCGAATGGATGAACGTCTATGGCGGTGTCCAACAGTCCTTCGCTCCGCAACCGCTCTTTATCACTCGAAATAATGAAATGCTGAACGCGGAGACCGGCATCAATTATGAAGTCGGCGCCAAGTTCAACCTGCTCAACGAGCGCCTCCGTATCACCACCGCACTGTTTCGCACCTATCGCCGCAATGTCGCGACGCCCGATCCGACCGACTTTCGATTTTCCATCGCTGTCGGGGAGCAGCGCCATCAGGGGGCGGAACTGGACGTGAACGGGCAGCCGATTCCCGGCCTGAACCTGAATGCAGCCTTCACGTACCTGGATGCCGTGATTACAGAAGACAACAACCCGGCATTGGTCGGCAGCTATCCGACTCGGGTGCCGCGCAACTATGTGGGGCGCGTCTTCGCGACCTATCAACTCCAGTCCGGGCCTCTGCAAGGCTTCGGATTCGGGGGCGGAGTCTAT